The nucleotide window TTTTCGGTAATGGGATTCGCCATGGCTTTATTCACAAAGGAAATCGGGATGTCCCTTCCGGTTATATTGCTAATGTACGACCTGCTTTGGGTAAGACCTTGGGCAGGGATCCGGAATCTTTTTCAAAGATGGCTCGATTACCTTCCCTTTGCCGCAGTGGGAATCCTTTATATCATCATGCGCTCTTTGGCCATGGGATCGGTGTCGGTGGAAAATATCTATGGAATCCCTTTAGGCGTTCGTTTGATGAACGCCATGGTTCTTCTTTGGGAGTACCTGTCTTTAATGGTTGTTCCCTATCCTCTTATGATTTTTCATGAAGTCCCAAAAGTTTTAAATATCGGGAACACTAATTTTCTCCTGGCCCTTTTTGTTCTCGGTTTTTTAACAGGACTGCTTCTATGGAACCGAAAAGAACACCCGGGGTTTTTATTCAGCGGGATTTGGTTTTTAATTACCCTTGTTCCTGTTTTGGGAATTATTCCTCTTCCCTCTGCGTCGGTAATGGAACGGTCGGCCTACCTGCCTTCTATTGGGTTTTGTCTAGGAATAGGATTTTTGGCAAAATACCTTGTTAATCGTTGGGAGGGGGATCCAAGGGGATGGGTTATCAGGGGAATGATCGGTGTCCTCGTCTCTATCCTCATTATCTTTTCGGTAACGACAGTTCAGCGAAATCAAGTCTGGCAAGATGAGGTTTTAATTTGGGAAGATCTTTACCGAAAAACGCCAGGTGGATCTCCCATGGGACATATTAATCTAGCACTGGCCTATCATGAAAGAGGGGAATTGGATAAAGCAGAAAGGGAATATCTCTTGGCTCTCCGATACCACAAGGAACTCCAAGAAAAATTAAAACAGGCCGGGAGGGGGTCCCAACGGATGACCCAAGGAACCCCTCCAACAGCCATTTACCAAAGGTTAGGAATGATTTATCAAAAGAAAGGGCGGACGGATGCTGCGATTCAACAATACCGTCACGCCATTCAATTGGGTTTGGAAACACCTCAAGTTTATTATAACCTGGGACTGGAGATATTTAACAAGGGTGATCAAGACCAAGCTATTTCTCTTTTTCAAAAAGCCATTCGGTTAGACCCTGATTACTATAAAGCGCAGCTTCAGATGGGGATGATTTATGGGAACCGTCGAGAAGTCCATAAAGCCATTGAAGCCTTTAAGGAAGTGGTTCGGATTGACCCCGGAGATGACCGGTCTCATTTTCGCCTGGGCGCCCTTTATGATACGGCCGGGTCAACTGAAAAAGCTCGGGAGCATTATCAATTATTTTTGCAAAATGCCAAGCCCCATGCCTTGATGGATAAAATGATGGTCCAGGCCAAAAAACGGCTTTCTGAAATGAAAGAAGGCGAAGGGGCTCATCCATAGGGGTCGAAAGTCCAAGGGTATATCCAAAAGGCCTGGGTCTGTTTTAGCGGGTTTCTACAAATTGCACAAAATGGTATGATAAAAGGGTCTTTCGGTAAAGACCCCTTCCTCTTTCGCCACTTTGAAAAGGGGTAGCAGAAGGAATAATGAACCCGGTGAAACCCATTGTCTGAATATCAAACAAAATCGGAAACCCGAAGTGAGGGAGGGGCCTCCAATGTACGCCTCTTGTTTCTGTCCCTCCGTCCGTGGGAATGGATTAAAAACCTGTTGGTCTTGGCGCCTTTGTTTTTTGCGGGAATCATGACGGAGCCGGGTCTGCTTCAGAATGCCATTGGGGGGTTCCTCCAATTTTGTTTTATGGCAAGCGCGGTTTATTTATTCAATGATTTAGCCGACCGGAAAAACGATAGGCTCCACCCGGCAAAAGCCCAGAGGCCATTGGCATCCGGGGAGCTTTCCCCATCCTTGGCGTGGGGTTTTTGCGGGGGATTGAGCCTGATCAGTTTAGGATCGGCTTTTATAATATCCAAATCTTTTTTTATGGTTTTGTGTGCCTATGCCATTATTAATATTTTTTATACCCTTTGGCTCAAACAGGTCATTATTTTGGATGTTATGGTGATTGCTTTAGGGTTTGTTTTACGGGTCATTGGGGGGTCGGTATTGGTGGGGGTTCAACCTTCCAATTGGATCGTGATGTGTACCATTCTTCTTTCTTTGTTTCTTGCTTTGAGTAAAAGACGATACGAACTACAGACCATTGAAGGAGAACCCGGTCTGCACCGGGAGGTTTTAAAAGGGTATAATGCGTATATTTTAGATCAACTCATTGCGGTGGTAACCGCCTCTACCGTAATGTCTTATGCGCTTTATGCCATTACCGTTGGTGATTTTCAGATCTATTCCGTCTTTTTTGTCCTCTTCGGGATTTTCCGTTACCTGTATCTTCTTCATGGAGGGGCTGTGCAGGGTACTCCAACGGAAATGTTGTTGGCCGATCGTCCGTTATTGTTCACGTTATTGCTCTGGGGCCTGTTTTTAATGGTGGATATTTATTTTTTGTAAGGAGCTCATGAAACTGATCATACAAATCCCATGTTTTAACGAGGAAACCACCCTTCCCATTACCTTCGAGCAACTTCCCAAACAGTTTAAAGGGGTTGATCAGGTGGAGGTATTGGTGATCGATGATGGATCCCAGGACCGGACGGTGGAGGTGGCCCAACGGCTGGGAGTGCACCATGTTGTTCGGTTTACGAACAATAAAGGGTTGGCCCGGGCCTTTATGGCAGGCATTGATGCTTCTCTTAAATTGGGAGCTGATATCATTGTGAATACGGATGCCGATAATCAGTACCGTGCGGAGGATATTCAACCTTTAATTGACCCCATATTGGAGGGAAACGCGGATCTGGTGATTGGTGAACGGCCCATTGATGATATTCAACATTTTTCTTTTACAAAAAAGAAACTTCAAAGGCTGGGGAGCTGGGTGGTTCGTTTGGTTTCTGGAACAGAAATCCCGGATGCCACCAGCGGGTTCCGGGCTTATAGCCGGGATGCGGCTCTTCGACTGAATTTGTTGTCCAGCTTTACCTATACGCTGGAAACCATTATTCAGGCAGGCAAACAGGATATTGCCATCACCTCCGTTCCCATTCGCACAAACCCCAACCTTCGGGAATCCCGCCTTTACACCAGTATT belongs to Nitrospiria bacterium and includes:
- a CDS encoding tetratricopeptide repeat protein yields the protein MGKKLRKDSEVYPVTKENCIHLLFLVLLGSLLYFNSLHGPFLFDDNVYVLNHLQITEGGGFLSYFSKGFCEGASQDCPFYRPLVSLFFRLDYLIWGENPFGFHLSSLISHLLVLVLFYVVIIFIFGNKLMAVVASLVFAVHPVHVESVAFVTARTDPPATIFFLLSLLGFHFYLKGASRSYKFLIFSVMGFAMALFTKEIGMSLPVILLMYDLLWVRPWAGIRNLFQRWLDYLPFAAVGILYIIMRSLAMGSVSVENIYGIPLGVRLMNAMVLLWEYLSLMVVPYPLMIFHEVPKVLNIGNTNFLLALFVLGFLTGLLLWNRKEHPGFLFSGIWFLITLVPVLGIIPLPSASVMERSAYLPSIGFCLGIGFLAKYLVNRWEGDPRGWVIRGMIGVLVSILIIFSVTTVQRNQVWQDEVLIWEDLYRKTPGGSPMGHINLALAYHERGELDKAEREYLLALRYHKELQEKLKQAGRGSQRMTQGTPPTAIYQRLGMIYQKKGRTDAAIQQYRHAIQLGLETPQVYYNLGLEIFNKGDQDQAISLFQKAIRLDPDYYKAQLQMGMIYGNRREVHKAIEAFKEVVRIDPGDDRSHFRLGALYDTAGSTEKAREHYQLFLQNAKPHALMDKMMVQAKKRLSEMKEGEGAHP
- a CDS encoding decaprenyl-phosphate phosphoribosyltransferase: MSEYQTKSETRSEGGASNVRLLFLSLRPWEWIKNLLVLAPLFFAGIMTEPGLLQNAIGGFLQFCFMASAVYLFNDLADRKNDRLHPAKAQRPLASGELSPSLAWGFCGGLSLISLGSAFIISKSFFMVLCAYAIINIFYTLWLKQVIILDVMVIALGFVLRVIGGSVLVGVQPSNWIVMCTILLSLFLALSKRRYELQTIEGEPGLHREVLKGYNAYILDQLIAVVTASTVMSYALYAITVGDFQIYSVFFVLFGIFRYLYLLHGGAVQGTPTEMLLADRPLLFTLLLWGLFLMVDIYFL
- a CDS encoding glycosyltransferase family 2 protein: MKLIIQIPCFNEETTLPITFEQLPKQFKGVDQVEVLVIDDGSQDRTVEVAQRLGVHHVVRFTNNKGLARAFMAGIDASLKLGADIIVNTDADNQYRAEDIQPLIDPILEGNADLVIGERPIDDIQHFSFTKKKLQRLGSWVVRLVSGTEIPDATSGFRAYSRDAALRLNLLSSFTYTLETIIQAGKQDIAITSVPIRTNPNLRESRLYTSIWSYVKRSGGTIFRIFTMYEPLKVFSLLGGGIFGVGVLIGLRYLYFNWMGQGSGHIQSLILGAALLIIGFQVVVLGLLSDLIASNRKLIEDGLFRIKKIELKQEKPDPPT